From the Microbacterium profundi genome, the window GCGCCTGGTCGTCTCGACGTTCGCAGACGTCGGCGCCGCGATGACCAGTGACGGCAGATCGCTGGATCACCCACTCCTCAACGCGCTCGCCGGCCACGTCGCCGACCGTGAGCAGGTCACGGCGGCCCGCCCCGAACCGCACATCACTAGTGCGGACGATCGCGCCCCCGCCTCGGACACCCTGCTGCTGGATGCCGATGCCGAACAGGAATCCGTGCTGACCCGCATCGCCGCCGGGCACTCGCTCGTGGTCGCCACGCTTCCTGGCACCGGCGGCACGCAGACCGTCATCAACGCGCTGGGCGAGCTGGTGCGCGCCGGCAAGCGCGTCCTCGTCGTCTCCGCTCGTCGCTCGACCCTCGACGGAGTGCGCCACAGGCTGGCGGGCATCGCCCTGGACAGTCTCGCGGTGTCGCCTGCCAGCGTCCGACGCGATCTGGTCCGCGCGATCGGGCGCAACGAGAAGGCGACCGCCCCCAAGGTCAGCGATGTGGACGATGCTCTGGTGCGCCTGCGCACGGTGCTGCGTGACTACCGCAAGGCGCTCACGGCTCCCGTGGCAGGACTCGACGTGTCTGTTCTGGACGCCACCCGCCACCTCGCCAGGCTCGCGTCGCTTCCGACGCCCCCCTCGACGACGGCGCGGCTGAGTACCGAGACGCTGCGTCGCCTCGCCGGTGACCGCACCGCGGCAGCTGGGGCACTGGTGCAGGCGGCACGACTCGGGGAGTTCCGCTTCGGTCCGAACGACTCGCCCTGGTACGGGGTGAGCTTCTCCAGCACCGAGGCTGCTCGCTCCGCGCATGAGCTGGCCGGCAGACTGCACGCTTCGAGCGTCCCCGCCCTGCTCGAGCGCGGCTACGAGCTCATCTCCCAGACGCATATGCGCCCGTTCGCGACGATCGACGAACTGGGGGAGTACTTGCGGCTGATCGAGGGCATCCGCGATTCGCTCGACCGCTTCAGCCCGACCGTGTTCGAGCGGCCACTGGGCGAACTCATCCAGGCTCACGGCTCGCGGCGCGACTCGCCCGGCATGTCCGGCGCGAACCGGCGTCGTCTGCGCCGCCTCGCCAAGGAGTATGTGCGCCCAGGTGTGCACATCACCGAGATGCACGAGGCTCTGCTGCGCATCCAGCAGCAGCGCACGCAGTGGCAGCGCTTCGTCGACGCGGGTGTCGCCCCGGAGATCCCGCTCGGCCTCTCCGACGTGTACGGCTCCTGGCAGCGGGTCAGCGCTGAGCTGGCGGAGCTCGACGTCGCCCTCGGCAGACGTGAGCCGTTGGCGACGCTTCCCGTCGAGCGGCTGGTGCGCACCCTCGCCGGGCTCGCCGCCCGCTCGGATGTGTTCGACAACCTGGTCGAGCGTGCGACCATCCGGGACACTCTCGCGACGCTGGGGCTCGAGCCGCTGCTTGCGGAGCTCTCCGTGCGTCACGTCGCCGAGGATCAGGTCGCGGAGGAGCTGGAGTTCGCCTGGTGGCAGTCCCTGCTCGAGCGCGCGCTGCAGGACGACCGTGCCCTGCTGGGCGCCAACACCGCGGTGGTCGACCGGCTTGAGCGCGACTTCCGCCTCGTGGACGAGGCGCACGCGTCGATGGCGGGCCCACTACTCGCATGGCAGCTGGCCAATCAGTGGCGCATCGCGATCGTCGACGAGCCCACCGAGTCCCAGCATCTGCGGCGTGCGCTCACGCAGGGAGTGCCGTCGACCGCAGAGATCATCAGTGCCGCGCCGACGCTCATGAACGTGCTCGCCCCCGCGTGGATATCTTCGCCGTATCAGGTGCCGGAGATCCCCGACTCGGTGGAGTTCGACGCTGTGATGCTGGTGGATGCTGCGGCCATCAACCTCGCCGAGGCCGCGCCCGCGATCCGCAGGGCGCGCCAGGTGGTCGCGTTCGGCGACCCGGTCACCCAGCGCCCGACGCCGTTCGAGGTCGCTGTCGACGCCGATCGCGAATGGGAGGCGGAGGTTCCGTTCGACGACGTCTCGGTGTTCGAGCGCCTCGCCGAGCTTCTGCCGGTGATGACGCTCACCCGCAGCTACCGCGCCGGTGGCGAAGACCTGGCGGAACTCATCAACGACGCGTTCTACGGCGGCGAGATCATCTCCCTGCCGTGGGCAGGTT encodes:
- a CDS encoding ATP-binding protein, which produces MTLGDQQGDQTAIVAWHIADAERTRLRAEAADLGGPSPLVTYRDTVEGGIDISRAHPGSLPQFITGKSTLLSNLFRDEVGLRTARLAAERITAKHTELRTVRGIEAVHLAVGLAGWRIGGADFAAPVLLRPLAIRRHHTDFELKLQGAFIVNPELVRVTREHFGITIDADALAALAYDGGIFKPQPVIDRLRAATQSIDTFTVLPRLVVSTFADVGAAMTSDGRSLDHPLLNALAGHVADREQVTAARPEPHITSADDRAPASDTLLLDADAEQESVLTRIAAGHSLVVATLPGTGGTQTVINALGELVRAGKRVLVVSARRSTLDGVRHRLAGIALDSLAVSPASVRRDLVRAIGRNEKATAPKVSDVDDALVRLRTVLRDYRKALTAPVAGLDVSVLDATRHLARLASLPTPPSTTARLSTETLRRLAGDRTAAAGALVQAARLGEFRFGPNDSPWYGVSFSSTEAARSAHELAGRLHASSVPALLERGYELISQTHMRPFATIDELGEYLRLIEGIRDSLDRFSPTVFERPLGELIQAHGSRRDSPGMSGANRRRLRRLAKEYVRPGVHITEMHEALLRIQQQRTQWQRFVDAGVAPEIPLGLSDVYGSWQRVSAELAELDVALGRREPLATLPVERLVRTLAGLAARSDVFDNLVERATIRDTLATLGLEPLLAELSVRHVAEDQVAEELEFAWWQSLLERALQDDRALLGANTAVVDRLERDFRLVDEAHASMAGPLLAWQLANQWRIAIVDEPTESQHLRRALTQGVPSTAEIISAAPTLMNVLAPAWISSPYQVPEIPDSVEFDAVMLVDAAAINLAEAAPAIRRARQVVAFGDPVTQRPTPFEVAVDADREWEAEVPFDDVSVFERLAELLPVMTLTRSYRAGGEDLAELINDAFYGGEIISLPWAGSYLGRGSLTVDYVEGGVGAPDPISGAVESPDAEVARVVTLVVEHAVHRPSESLMVITASARHSERVRAAVTSAFAGRSDVADFVGRYTAEPFAVLTLEESVAESRDRVIFSLGYGLTKHGRVLSDFGDLSTPDGERLLTVGMTRARRSMVLVSSIRPSSFDDGRLEHGASTLMSILGGLAARGRDSRLEDLADPLTLALARELRRLGASVDVDYRGLLPLVAQHGGKAVVIESDPESRGESLRETLRLRPHVLRRLGWHYVRVHAFDLYSDPVTAASRIAAVLGIAEDTVRSDTDTQPIDLPGDA